The DNA segment GACCGACGTCGAGGACGACGTCGAAGAGACAGCGAGGCACCGCTATGAGCACCCCCCACGTCGTCGTGGTGATGGGCGTGGCAGGGACCGGCAAGACCACGATCGGCCCCCTGCTCGCCGCCGCCCTGGGCGTTCCGTACGCCGAGGGCGACGACTTCCATCCCCCCGCGAACATCGCCAAGATGTCGGCCGGCACCCCGCTGGACGACGCGGACCGGTGGCCCTGGCTCGACGCGATCGGGCAGTGGGCGCACGGGAGGGCGGGGCTCGGCGGGGTGGTCAGCAGTTCGGCCCTCAAGCGGGCCTACCGCGACCGGCTGCGCCGCGAGGCGCCCGGCGCCGTCTTTCTGCATCTGACCGG comes from the Streptomyces sp. NBC_00525 genome and includes:
- a CDS encoding gluconokinase, whose protein sequence is MSTPHVVVVMGVAGTGKTTIGPLLAAALGVPYAEGDDFHPPANIAKMSAGTPLDDADRWPWLDAIGQWAHGRAGLGGVVSSSALKRAYRDRLRREAPGAVFLHLTGDRPLIEERMAGRKGHFMPAALLDSQFATLQPLEDDEAGVAVDVAGTPEEITERAVAALRRLDS